The Enterobacteriaceae endosymbiont of Neohaemonia nigricornis genome has a segment encoding these proteins:
- a CDS encoding M3 family metallopeptidase — MNNILLSNFILPPFNKIKYDLILEAIKIIINNCYKNIESLIKKHKNNYTWDNFCQPIFELDEQLNRVFSIINHLNYVQNTNSLRDIYTNIIKIVTNYNLWISNHKEIYNIYNYINNNDIVNKKLNKLQKISINNILRDFRLSGILLTKEKNIIYNQIIKRLSILQIKFNNNIFDSSISWKYNVLDQKILEGIPKNIIIILKKQAINKKKQGYLITLDLPIYLSILTHSKNIYLRKKIYYAYNVRASTLDTNIKWDNFPIIMEELSLRCKLSNLFGYHTYSQHSIITKSAQKLENVLNFLNKLVKLVSLQAKQEVYDLKLFIKKKYNITDFNPWDIMFFSEQYKSYLYNINDELIREYFPIDNVIFGMFTLINKIYGLVFKKRQVEIWDPYVIFFDVFDKNNILCGSIYFDLYIRQNKRSGAWMDICQTRMLKSNNKLQYPVAYVNCNFNYESEHITLLNHTEVLTLFHEFGHALHHIVSKINITNISGINGIPLDIVEFPSQFMEYWCWEPKVIKLISRHYQNNISMPSYLIKRLIDSKKYHAALYLMRQLELSLLDINLHNINNNNINKTHIIKIINNIRKNIITILPIPSWNKSLNSFSHIFGGEYSAGYYSYLWAEQLAADAFDYFKINGLFNPIIGKNFFDNILSIGCSQNILVAFKKFRGRELNIQSLIKHKGIKI; from the coding sequence ATGAATAATATTTTATTATCAAATTTTATATTACCACCATTTAATAAAATTAAATATGATCTAATACTAGAAGCAATAAAAATAATTATTAATAATTGTTATAAAAATATTGAATCTTTAATAAAGAAACATAAAAATAACTATACATGGGATAATTTTTGTCAACCTATTTTTGAATTAGATGAACAATTAAACCGTGTATTTTCTATCATTAATCATTTAAATTATGTACAAAATACAAATAGTTTAAGAGATATATATACAAATATTATAAAAATAGTTACAAATTATAATTTATGGATTAGTAATCATAAAGAAATTTATAATATTTATAATTATATTAATAATAATGATATAGTTAATAAGAAATTAAATAAATTACAAAAAATTTCTATTAATAATATTTTACGTGATTTTAGATTATCTGGTATTTTATTAACTAAAGAAAAAAATATCATATATAATCAAATTATTAAACGTTTATCTATATTACAAATTAAATTTAATAATAATATTTTTGATAGTTCTATATCTTGGAAATATAATGTATTAGATCAAAAAATATTAGAAGGAATACCTAAAAATATTATTATTATCTTAAAAAAACAAGCTATTAATAAAAAAAAACAAGGTTATTTAATTACATTAGATTTACCTATTTATTTATCTATTTTAACACATAGTAAAAATATTTATTTAAGAAAAAAAATATATTATGCTTATAATGTAAGAGCATCAACATTAGACACAAATATTAAATGGGATAATTTTCCTATTATCATGGAAGAATTATCATTACGTTGTAAATTATCTAATTTATTTGGATATCATACTTATTCACAACACTCTATAATTACAAAATCTGCACAAAAATTAGAAAATGTACTTAATTTTTTAAATAAACTTGTTAAATTAGTTAGCTTACAAGCAAAACAAGAAGTATATGATTTAAAATTATTTATAAAAAAAAAATATAATATAACAGATTTTAACCCATGGGATATTATGTTTTTTTCTGAACAATATAAATCTTATTTATATAATATTAATGATGAATTAATTCGTGAATATTTTCCAATTGATAATGTTATATTTGGTATGTTTACTTTAATCAATAAAATATATGGTCTTGTTTTTAAAAAAAGACAAGTAGAAATTTGGGATCCATATGTTATATTTTTTGATGTATTTGATAAAAATAATATTTTATGTGGAAGTATATATTTTGATTTATATATACGTCAAAATAAAAGAAGTGGTGCATGGATGGATATATGTCAAACAAGAATGTTAAAAAGTAATAATAAGCTACAATATCCTGTAGCATATGTTAATTGTAATTTTAATTATGAATCTGAACATATTACATTATTAAATCATACTGAAGTATTAACATTATTTCATGAATTTGGACATGCATTACATCATATTGTTTCTAAAATAAATATAACTAATATATCAGGAATTAATGGAATTCCTTTAGATATAGTAGAATTTCCTAGCCAATTTATGGAATATTGGTGTTGGGAACCTAAAGTTATTAAATTAATTTCAAGACATTATCAAAATAATATATCTATGCCATCCTATCTTATAAAACGTTTAATAGATTCTAAAAAATATCATGCTGCATTATATTTAATGAGACAATTAGAATTAAGTTTATTAGATATTAATTTACATAATATAAACAACAATAATATTAATAAAACACATATTATTAAAATAATAAATAATATTAGAAAAAATATCATTACAATATTACCTATACCTTCATGGAATAAATCATTAAACAGTTTTAGTCATATTTTTGGTGGTGAATATTCTGCAGGATATTATAGTTATTTATGGGCAGAACAATTAGCTGCAGATGCATTTGATTATTTTAAAATTAATGGATTATTTAATCCTATAATTGGAAAAAATTTTTTTGATAATATTTTATCTATAGGATGTTCTCAAAATATTTTAGTTGCATTTAAAAAATTTCGTGGCAGAGAATTAAATATTCAATCTTTAATCAAACATAAAGGTATAAAAATATAA
- the rlmB gene encoding 23S rRNA (guanosine(2251)-2'-O)-methyltransferase RlmB, whose amino-acid sequence MEDIIFGIHPIISLLKNNPKICKKLFILKNKKKSKIIQQLFCYIKKYNICIQQVDKKWLDKQTHNRVHQGLLAYIIHKKHYQQNDIMYLLNKLKNPFILILDNITDQHNIGACIRSAVAANINIIIIPKHFTAKINAVARKTSCGTTELVPIIFVKNIIQILILFKKHNINIIGTDSTSNNLIYNYHFTYPLCLIIGSEHKGIRPLIKKKCDIICSIPTFNNVESLNVSVATGIILFEIIRQNNIK is encoded by the coding sequence ATGGAAGACATTATATTTGGAATACATCCTATTATAAGTTTATTAAAAAATAATCCTAAAATATGTAAAAAATTATTTATTTTAAAAAATAAAAAAAAGTCTAAAATAATACAACAATTATTTTGTTATATAAAAAAATATAATATTTGTATACAACAAGTTGATAAAAAATGGTTAGATAAACAAACACATAATAGAGTACATCAAGGTTTGTTAGCTTATATTATTCACAAAAAACATTATCAACAAAATGATATCATGTATTTACTTAATAAATTAAAAAATCCATTTATTCTTATATTAGATAATATTACAGATCAACATAATATAGGAGCTTGTATAAGAAGTGCTGTAGCTGCTAACATTAATATAATTATTATACCAAAACATTTTACAGCTAAAATTAATGCAGTAGCAAGAAAAACTTCTTGTGGCACAACAGAATTAGTTCCTATTATTTTTGTAAAAAATATAATACAAATTCTTATTTTATTTAAAAAACATAATATTAATATTATTGGTACTGATAGTACAAGTAATAATTTGATTTATAATTATCATTTTACATATCCTTTATGTTTAATAATAGGTTCTGAACACAAAGGCATAAGACCATTAATAAAAAAAAAATGTGATATAATATGTTCAATACCTACATTTAATAATGTAGAATCATTAAATGTTTCTGTAGCAACAGGCATTATTTTATTTGAGATAATAAGACAAAATAATATTAAATAA
- the miaA gene encoding tRNA (adenosine(37)-N6)-dimethylallyltransferase MiaA, whose translation MNNKLPIAIFLMGTTASKKTHIAMKLAHVLPIELISVDSALIYKKLNIGTAKPNKNHQFYSKHWLIDIKEPYQKYSVYDFYQDTINIMCNITKKGKIPLLVGGTIFYYHRLMNAMSPLPKSNQYIRNIIFQQIKNKKFSSYHNMLCQIDPISAKRIHFNDTKRIIRAIEIFFITGKTLSTLIKTPGPILPYYIYQFALTYFNRDQLFQSITQRIMDMIDLGFESEVRYLINNQYLKEDYPAMHCIGYKQMLYYIQNKINFSNMINDIIKMTKYLSKKQITWLKKINNIQWFDSTYENKIYDTIIKLVKNSIYK comes from the coding sequence ATGAATAATAAATTACCAATAGCAATTTTTTTAATGGGTACTACTGCATCTAAAAAAACCCATATAGCTATGAAGTTGGCTCATGTATTACCAATAGAATTAATTAGTGTTGATTCAGCATTAATTTATAAAAAATTAAATATTGGTACAGCAAAACCTAATAAAAATCATCAATTTTATAGTAAACATTGGTTAATTGATATTAAAGAACCATATCAGAAATATTCTGTTTATGATTTTTATCAAGATACTATTAATATTATGTGTAATATTACAAAAAAAGGTAAAATACCATTATTAGTTGGCGGTACAATATTTTATTATCATAGATTAATGAATGCTATGTCACCATTGCCTAAATCAAATCAATATATAAGAAATATAATTTTTCAACAAATAAAAAATAAAAAATTTAGTTCATATCATAATATGTTATGTCAAATAGATCCTATTAGTGCTAAAAGAATTCATTTTAATGATACAAAAAGAATTATTAGAGCAATAGAAATATTCTTTATTACTGGCAAAACTTTAAGTACATTAATTAAAACTCCAGGACCAATATTACCATATTATATTTATCAATTTGCTTTAACATATTTTAATCGTGATCAATTGTTTCAATCTATTACGCAACGAATCATGGATATGATAGATTTAGGTTTTGAATCTGAAGTACGTTATCTAATTAATAATCAATATTTAAAGGAAGATTATCCTGCTATGCATTGTATTGGATATAAGCAAATGTTATATTATATTCAGAATAAAATAAATTTTTCTAATATGATTAATGATATTATTAAAATGACAAAGTATCTATCTAAAAAACAAATAACTTGGTTAAAAAAAATAAATAATATTCAATGGTTTGATAGTACTTATGAAAATAAAATTTATGATACTATTATTAAATTAGTTAAAAATAGTATATATAAATAA
- the mutL gene encoding DNA mismatch repair endonuclease MutL, translated as MSIKTLSADTIQKITSGEIIDRPSSVVKELIENSIDAKSTNIKINIEKGGMKIIEIYDNGLGMNKNDLLLCINRYTTSKIKHFHDLNKIKTFGFRGEALSSIKNISKITILSNTNTQKVGWKLYTQGCNKQIYLYPIAHPKGTTIFISDLFYNIPVKKKFLSDERIEFIYIKNVIKAIVLISFHIKIIFYYNKKIIYNFEKVTNNLSYIKRIKKICGIDFIKNSFHIRYIYKHYKISGWLSFNNNLSSRYIFVNKRIIHNTFINRTIQTILYNQNQNIKNIKYSFIIYLTILSHKINVNIHPKKTDVTFYDIKSIYNLIYYSIINKFIYKNNIFKNKNITSNVDKYNFFNTKKKIIKKNINNIKHNLLIHNKNIDIISLNNYPLYNFKNFGTILTILHNKYIIVLKKDILYKIFIKELELLYLYNIMSYHIIQNNKIKTVNISLFITLNYKEYFFYKKIKTYLILLGFNFYEINYVTISITKIPVILFSVSIDILFMKLIYDVSMQQNLNINDIKFWLINYIINLNKIWQYNNIINLLMEYEMFMLNKQIMFIDKLFYPINI; from the coding sequence ATGTCTATTAAAACATTATCAGCAGACACTATTCAAAAAATTACTTCTGGAGAAATTATAGATAGACCATCTTCGGTTGTAAAAGAATTAATTGAAAATAGTATTGATGCTAAATCTACTAATATTAAGATTAATATTGAAAAAGGTGGCATGAAAATAATTGAAATATATGATAATGGTTTAGGTATGAATAAAAATGATTTATTATTATGTATAAATAGATATACAACAAGTAAAATAAAACATTTTCATGATTTAAACAAGATTAAAACCTTTGGATTTAGAGGTGAAGCATTATCTAGTATAAAAAATATATCTAAAATAACTATTTTATCTAATACTAATACACAAAAAGTAGGCTGGAAACTATATACACAAGGTTGTAATAAACAAATATATTTATATCCTATAGCTCATCCTAAGGGAACTACGATATTTATATCTGATCTATTTTATAATATTCCGGTTAAAAAAAAATTTTTATCTGATGAAAGAATTGAATTTATTTATATTAAAAATGTTATTAAAGCTATTGTTTTAATATCATTTCATATAAAAATTATATTTTATTATAATAAAAAAATAATTTATAATTTTGAAAAAGTTACAAATAATTTGTCTTATATAAAAAGAATTAAAAAAATATGTGGTATAGATTTTATTAAAAATAGTTTTCATATACGTTATATATATAAACATTATAAAATATCTGGTTGGTTAAGTTTTAATAATAATTTATCTAGTAGATATATTTTTGTAAATAAACGTATTATTCATAATACTTTTATAAATAGAACTATACAAACAATATTATATAATCAAAATCAAAATATAAAAAATATTAAATATTCATTTATTATTTATTTAACAATATTATCGCATAAAATTAATGTAAATATACATCCAAAAAAAACAGATGTAACGTTTTATGATATTAAATCTATATATAATTTAATCTATTATAGTATTATAAATAAATTTATATATAAAAATAATATATTTAAAAATAAAAATATTACTTCTAACGTAGATAAATATAATTTTTTTAATACAAAAAAAAAAATTATAAAAAAAAATATTAATAATATTAAACATAATTTATTGATACATAATAAAAATATAGATATTATTTCCTTAAATAATTATCCATTATATAATTTTAAAAATTTTGGTACAATATTAACTATTTTACATAATAAATATATTATTGTACTAAAAAAAGATATTTTATATAAAATTTTTATTAAAGAATTGGAATTATTATATTTATATAATATAATGAGTTATCATATTATTCAAAATAATAAAATTAAAACAGTAAATATTAGTTTATTTATTACATTAAATTATAAAGAATATTTTTTTTATAAAAAGATCAAAACATATTTAATATTATTAGGTTTTAATTTTTATGAAATAAATTATGTTACAATATCTATCACAAAAATACCTGTTATACTATTTTCAGTTAGTATAGATATATTATTTATGAAATTAATATATGATGTATCTATGCAACAAAATTTAAATATAAATGATATAAAATTTTGGTTAATTAATTATATTATTAACTTAAATAAAATATGGCAATATAATAATATTATTAATTTATTAATGGAATATGAAATGTTTATGTTAAATAAACAAATTATGTTTATAGATAAATTATTTTATCCTATAAATATATAA
- the orn gene encoding oligoribonuclease → MLVWIDLEMTGLNPNKDKIIEIAIIITNNDLKIMSDNIVINIYQPNNIICSMDSWNKNIHYKNGLIDKVKSSKINEQQAEKIILNFLKLWVPPQTAPMCGNSICQDRRFLYNYMPNLENYFHYRNIDVSTIKELVKIWHPQIYKNFSKIKTHHAIDDIYESIKELKFYKKFIFCL, encoded by the coding sequence ATGTTAGTATGGATAGATTTAGAAATGACAGGATTAAATCCTAATAAAGATAAAATTATAGAAATTGCTATAATTATTACTAATAATGATTTAAAAATTATGAGTGATAATATTGTAATAAATATTTATCAACCCAATAACATAATATGTAGTATGGATTCATGGAATAAAAATATACATTATAAAAATGGGTTAATTGATAAAGTAAAAAGTAGTAAAATTAATGAACAACAGGCAGAAAAAATTATTTTAAATTTTTTAAAATTATGGGTTCCACCACAAACTGCTCCTATGTGTGGTAATAGTATTTGTCAAGACAGAAGATTTCTTTATAATTATATGCCTAATTTAGAAAATTATTTTCATTATCGTAATATAGATGTAAGTACAATTAAAGAATTAGTAAAAATATGGCATCCTCAAATTTACAAAAATTTTAGTAAGATAAAAACACATCATGCTATAGATGATATTTATGAATCTATAAAAGAATTAAAATTCTATAAAAAATTTATTTTTTGTTTATAA